The following proteins are co-located in the Mus pahari chromosome 14, PAHARI_EIJ_v1.1, whole genome shotgun sequence genome:
- the Kcnmb1 gene encoding calcium-activated potassium channel subunit beta-1, producing the protein MGKKLVMAQKRGETRALCLGMAMVVCAAITYYVLGTTVLPLYQKSVWTQESICHLIETNIKDQEELEGKKVPQYPCLWVNVSAVGRWAMLYHTEDTRDQNQQCSYIPRNLDNYQTALADVKKVRANFYKHHEFYCLSAPQVNETSVVYQRLYGPQVLLFSFFWPTFLLTGGLLIIAMVKLNRSLSILAAQK; encoded by the exons ATGGGGAAGAAGCTGGTGATGGCCCAGAAGCGCGGAGAGACACGAGCCCTCTGCCTGGGAATGGCAATGGTAGTGTGTGCCGCCATCACCTACTACGTCTTGGGTACAACTGTGCTGCCTCTCTACCAGAAAAG TGTGTGGACCCAGGAATCCATCTGTCACTTGATTGAAACTAATATCAAGGACCAAGAAGAGCTGGAGGGCAAGAAGGTGCCCCAGTACCCATGCCTTTGGGTCAATGTATCAGCTGTGGGCAGATGGGCCATGCTGTATCACACGGAAGACACTAGGGATCAAAACCAACAG TGCTCCTATATCCCCAGGAACCTGGACAACTACCAGACAGCCTTGGCAGATGTGAAGAAGGTCAGAGCCAATTTCTATAAGCACCATGAATTCTATTGCCTTTCTGCACCTCAAGTCAACGAGACCAGCGTCGTGTACCAGCGCCTCTATGGGCCCCAagtcctcctcttctccttcttctggcCCACCTTCCTTCTGACTGGGGGTCTTCTTATTATTGCCATGGTGAAGCTCAACAGGTCCCTGTCCATCTTGGCGGCTCAGAAGTAG